CCTGGGCCGCCGCGGCGAAGTCATCGGCCCGGCGAAATTCGCGCCACGCGCGCATCGCGCCGACCGCCAATGCGGCCGCGCCCGCGAACACGAGAAAATCGATCAGCAACCTGGCGCGATCGGGCGCGAGCTCGTATCCATGCCGCGCTTCGATCGCGCGCGCGAGCGGATGCACCGCAATCGCCAGCCCCAACGCTGCAACCGTGGGTAACACGCTGTATAGAAATCCGCCGATGGCGGCATTGCGTGCGATCCTGCGGCGCGCGCTGACAATTATATCGATCGGGCCCGGCACGACTGCGAATTATAACCTATTCAGGATGTCTTTCATGTGCTGTCTTCGCCGGCACGGCGGCGGTGTGAAGGGCGGCTTTGCGCAACGATGCGATCGCTTCGTTATGTTCCTTGAGCGTTTTCGAAAACACGTGAGTGCCGTCATCGCGAGCGACAAAGTATAAAAAATCGGTGCGTGCCGGATAGAGCGCCGCGTCAATCGACTTGAGTCCCGGATTTGCGATCGGTCCCGGCGGCAGGCCGGCGATCACGTAGGTGTTATAGGCCGACGGCGTGCGAACCGCCGCGGCAGCCGATTCTCCGTCGAGACTATATTCGGCGGTCGGGTCCGATTGAAGCGGAATTCCGAGCTTGAGGCGATTGTAAAACACCCCCGCGATAAGCGGCCGCTCGCCCGGCATCTTCGCTTCCTTCTCGACGATCGACGCCATCGTGACCAGGCGGCGTGCGTCGAGCCCCCGCTTGAACATCTGCTCTTCCACCTGCGGCGTGAGATTCTGGTAGAAGCGCCCGAGCATCGCACTCAAAATGTCATTGACTGTCGCCCGCGGCGAGAACTTATACGTCGCGGGAAACAGGTAGCCCTCTGCGCCCAGCGGCATCAAGCCGAGCGCCTGCACGAGCGCGCCGCCCTTGGCCTCGCGCTCGAAATCGTCGGGGCAGACGAGACCGGTCTCGCCTACGCGCTGAGCGATTTCATGAATCGTCAGTCCTTCCGGTATGATCACGGTGACCACGACGAAATCGCCGCGGACCAAATGACGCATGACTTCCGCCATGCCTTCGCCGCCGCGGAACGCATAGTCGCCCGGCTTCACCTTGCGCGCGGTGCCAGTGAATTGCGCATAGAGCAAGAACATGAGAGCGCTGCGAACGACGCCGGCCGATTCGAGAGAATGCGCCACCTGGCGGAACGATTGCCCCTTCTCGACTGTGACCATGCGCGGCTCCGAGAACGGCGCAGGCGGCAACGCATACCGATACCCGACGGCAGAGACGATCGTCAGGATGAAGACTATCGAGACGGCGATCGCGACGAACCTGCGCATTCTTTATCGACCCTCACCGCTCTTGGTGCGCATATCGAGCCATCCCTCGAGAATCACTGCCGCCGCGACCGCGTCGATCGCGCTCTTATGCGAGGCGCGGCTCGTCACGGCCCTCTTCAAACGATCTTCGGCTTCGAAGCTCGTGAGCCGTTCGTCATAAAAATCCACAGGCACGTTCATCGCCTTGTGCAGGAGAGCGCCGAAGCTCCGCGCCGAGCGCGCCGCCGGTCCTTCCGACCCGTCCATATTGATCGGCAGACCGACGACGAAACGGCTCACACTATAATCATGAAGGCGCCGCGCGATCGC
This window of the Candidatus Binataceae bacterium genome carries:
- the mltG gene encoding endolytic transglycosylase MltG translates to MRRFVAIAVSIVFILTIVSAVGYRYALPPAPFSEPRMVTVEKGQSFRQVAHSLESAGVVRSALMFLLYAQFTGTARKVKPGDYAFRGGEGMAEVMRHLVRGDFVVVTVIIPEGLTIHEIAQRVGETGLVCPDDFEREAKGGALVQALGLMPLGAEGYLFPATYKFSPRATVNDILSAMLGRFYQNLTPQVEEQMFKRGLDARRLVTMASIVEKEAKMPGERPLIAGVFYNRLKLGIPLQSDPTAEYSLDGESAAAAVRTPSAYNTYVIAGLPPGPIANPGLKSIDAALYPARTDFLYFVARDDGTHVFSKTLKEHNEAIASLRKAALHTAAVPAKTAHERHPE
- the ruvX gene encoding Holliday junction resolvase RuvX; translation: MAIAALDPGRRRIGIAVTDDTESRVFPLGAIERKGNRLDFAAIARRLHDYSVSRFVVGLPINMDGSEGPAARSARSFGALLHKAMNVPVDFYDERLTSFEAEDRLKRAVTSRASHKSAIDAVAAAVILEGWLDMRTKSGEGR